One segment of Schistocerca cancellata isolate TAMUIC-IGC-003103 chromosome 2, iqSchCanc2.1, whole genome shotgun sequence DNA contains the following:
- the LOC126162519 gene encoding U3 small nucleolar ribonucleoprotein protein IMP4, giving the protein MLRRQARLRREYLYRKSKENMVRAIQEKKERLSRCLDENLPIHTDLRKNAIDLQKKLEWEDKGPEVAVAIGTESGGGGISHEDDEYRWAGVEDPKIMITTSRDPSSRLKMFAKELRLIFPNSQRMNRGNYEMKQLINACRANDVTDFVVVHEHRGVPDSLVICHLPYGPTAYFTMSDVVMRHDIPDIGTMSEQYPHLIFHNFKTQLGNRVVNILKYLFPVPKEDSHRVITFANHDDYILFQHHTFKKVNGKDIELTEVGPRFQLKLYEIKLGTLEHADAADTEWALRPYMNTSAKRRFLSPDDGWDQDDDVEI; this is encoded by the coding sequence ATGTTACGTAGGCAAGCACGGTTGAGGAGGGAGTACCTCTACAGAAAGTCGAAGGAGAATATGGTACGAGCTATTcaagagaagaaagaaagactgaGTCGGTGCCTGGATGAAAATTTACCGATTCACACAGATCTTAGGAAGAACGCAATAGACCTGCAGAAGAAGTTGGAATGGGAAGACAAAGGACCGGAAGTAGCCGTTGCAATTGGGACTGAAAGTGGTGGTGGTGGAATTTCACATGAAGATGACGAATACCGTTGGGCTGGTGTCGAAGACCCGAAGATCATGATAACGACGTCGCGTGATCCGTCTTCGAGATTAAAAATGTTCGCCAAGGAGCTAAGATTAATATTCCCCAATTCACAGCGTATGAACCGTGGTAATTACGAAATGAAACAGTTAATTAATGCATGTCGTGCAAATGATGTTACAGATTTCGTAGTCGTACACGAGCACAGGGGTGTACCTGACAGTTTAGTGATTTGTCATTTACCCTATGGACCAACAGCGTATTTTACAATGTCCGATGTTGTTATGCGGCACGACATACCAGACATTGGAACAATGTCCGAACAATATCCTCATttaatttttcacaattttaaaaCTCAGCTGGGAAATCGAGTCGTGAATATTTTGAAATACTTGTTCCCTGTTCCAAAAGAAGACAGCCATAGAGTTATAACATTTGCAAATCATGATGACTATATATTATTTCAGCACCACACGTTTAAGAAAGTAAATGGAAAAGACATTGAACTGACGGAAGTGGGCCCACGATttcaactgaaactgtatgaaattAAACTTGGGACGTTGGAGCACGCTGATGCAGCTGACACAGAGTGGGCATTGCGGCCTTACATGAACACTTCGGCGAAAAGGAGATTTCTTTCTCCGGATGATGGCTGGGACCAGGATGACGATGttgaaatataa